A genome region from Sphingobacteriaceae bacterium GW460-11-11-14-LB5 includes the following:
- a CDS encoding heme A synthase, producing MVSRSEQRFISINLITIIVTLLVILAGGIVRSTGSGMGCPDWPKCFDRYIPPTDVSQLPANYKEKYVAGRLKKNEKFAKYLESMGKVALADSIRHDKSITIPEEFNPTKTWTEYLNRLAGVAAGIFLFLTVVYSFTYRKTAKRIIVLSILNLFVVGYQGWLGSIVVSTNLTQWVVTVHMLLALVILAISIYTYNYAKQLNKAPSVIMYRIAWLKGFLFFTLVISIVQIVLGTEVREAVDVIAKSLSYGSKNTWISKVGEVFSYHRDLAILVVIANAVVYKMVIDRFSGKAAPLLTARFMLITLLVQLLSGFALAYIAFPPAAQALHILFSTLLFSLQFYLYLLVYRTSTYKQ from the coding sequence ATGGTCAGCAGATCAGAACAACGTTTCATTAGCATTAATCTTATAACCATTATAGTTACGCTATTGGTTATACTTGCCGGAGGTATTGTACGCAGTACCGGATCGGGCATGGGCTGTCCGGATTGGCCAAAATGTTTCGATCGTTATATTCCGCCAACTGATGTATCGCAACTACCTGCCAACTATAAAGAAAAGTATGTAGCAGGTAGGTTAAAGAAGAATGAGAAATTTGCCAAATATCTGGAAAGCATGGGCAAAGTAGCCTTAGCTGATAGTATCAGGCATGATAAGAGTATAACGATACCAGAGGAGTTTAACCCAACTAAAACTTGGACAGAATACTTAAACAGATTGGCAGGGGTAGCTGCAGGGATATTCCTGTTTTTAACAGTGGTTTATTCTTTTACCTACCGCAAAACTGCTAAACGTATTATTGTACTCAGTATCCTGAATCTTTTTGTGGTTGGATACCAGGGCTGGTTAGGTTCGATAGTGGTTTCTACCAATCTGACACAATGGGTGGTAACCGTGCACATGTTACTGGCATTGGTTATTTTGGCGATATCTATTTATACCTACAATTACGCGAAGCAATTGAATAAAGCGCCTTCTGTAATTATGTACCGCATAGCCTGGTTAAAAGGATTTTTGTTCTTTACCCTGGTCATTAGTATCGTTCAGATTGTTTTAGGAACCGAGGTTAGAGAGGCCGTAGATGTGATTGCAAAATCGCTCTCTTATGGAAGCAAAAATACCTGGATTTCGAAGGTAGGTGAAGTATTTTCCTATCACCGCGATTTAGCTATTCTGGTGGTAATTGCCAATGCTGTAGTGTATAAAATGGTGATCGACCGTTTTAGTGGTAAGGCTGCCCCGCTGTTAACGGCAAGGTTTATGTTAATCACGCTTCTCGTACAGTTATTAAGTGGTTTTGCATTAGCATATATAGCTTTCCCACCGGCAGCGCAGGCATTGCATATTTTATTCTCTACGCTGTTATTTAGTTTACAGTTTTACCTGTACTTATTGGTTTACCGAACAAGTACATATAAACAATAA
- a CDS encoding quinol:cytochrome C oxidoreductase, translated as MGTHNINFSEQFEFTGKVKTLSIVGIVIGIAAVLFGFLAGDKVMHERTFANLLLMAYYFACVCMSGTFFLAVQYVAQAGWSASILRVPQAMAKTLPIAAVILVVVISAGLYTHNLYHHWHADGLTDPNSANYDSIIAGKSVFLNVPFFLGRQVVFLGIYSIFSIMFVKFSYNEDLAGGLNSYRKSFKNACIFLVIYGFTTPIFAFDTVMSLEAHWFSTMFGWYNFAAMWVSSLATIAIILILLRRAGYMQWVNNSHLHNLGQFIFGFSIFWTYVWFAQFLLIYYANMPEETVYFYKRFEYYKFWFFLNLAMNFLAPVLLLMDRDNKRTDAKLLFVSIVVLLGHWVDYYQMIMPGAVEEGHNGFGIIEIGTAIGFVGLFTFTVLTSLSKKPLIAKNHPLLQESLHHQL; from the coding sequence ATGGGAACTCACAATATTAATTTTAGTGAACAGTTTGAGTTTACAGGTAAAGTAAAAACATTAAGCATCGTTGGTATCGTTATCGGTATTGCAGCTGTATTGTTCGGTTTCTTAGCCGGCGATAAAGTAATGCACGAGCGTACTTTTGCTAACCTGTTGCTTATGGCATATTACTTTGCATGCGTTTGTATGTCGGGTACATTTTTCCTGGCTGTTCAATATGTAGCTCAGGCAGGTTGGTCTGCATCAATTTTACGTGTACCGCAGGCTATGGCAAAAACATTGCCTATTGCAGCTGTAATACTGGTTGTCGTAATTTCGGCAGGTTTGTACACACACAACTTATACCACCACTGGCATGCAGATGGATTAACGGATCCAAACAGTGCTAATTATGATTCTATCATTGCTGGTAAATCGGTATTCTTAAATGTACCTTTTTTCTTAGGTCGCCAGGTGGTGTTCTTAGGTATCTATAGTATATTTTCGATCATGTTTGTTAAGTTTTCTTATAATGAAGATTTAGCAGGTGGTTTAAATTCTTACAGAAAAAGCTTTAAAAATGCTTGTATCTTTCTGGTAATTTACGGTTTTACAACACCGATTTTTGCTTTCGATACGGTAATGTCATTAGAAGCACACTGGTTCTCAACCATGTTCGGCTGGTATAACTTCGCCGCTATGTGGGTAAGCAGTTTAGCTACTATCGCCATTATTCTTATCTTATTAAGAAGAGCGGGTTATATGCAATGGGTTAACAATAGTCACTTGCATAATTTAGGTCAGTTTATTTTCGGTTTCTCTATCTTCTGGACTTATGTATGGTTTGCTCAGTTCTTATTGATCTACTATGCAAACATGCCTGAAGAGACTGTATATTTCTACAAACGCTTTGAGTATTACAAGTTCTGGTTTTTCTTAAACCTGGCCATGAACTTCTTAGCGCCAGTATTATTATTAATGGATAGAGATAACAAAAGAACAGATGCGAAATTATTATTCGTTTCTATCGTGGTACTTTTAGGTCACTGGGTAGATTACTACCAAATGATTATGCCAGGAGCGGTAGAAGAAGGACATAATGGTTTCGGTATCATTGAAATTGGTACTGCAATTGGTTTCGTAGGATTGTTTACCTTTACGGTTTTAACATCATTAAGCAAGAAACCTTTAATTGCAAAGAATCACCCATTATTACAAGAAAGTTTGCATCATCAATTGTAG
- a CDS encoding SusC/RagA family protein has product MYKIYIRILCTHQRYIPKLLLIMKLVTVILLASLMQVSAASFGQLVTLKEKNVTLEKMFREIRQQSGYDVLLSTNTIKSTTTLNANFNNATIEEVMAKIISGRDLTYTIEDKTILIKPKEKSIFDKIVNYFAVIEVKGKVSDDNGSGIPGASIREKGTTNSTTTNANGEYTIRVSDAGTLVFSYVGYNTIELEVNNRTRINVSLKENVNDLKTVDVVSTGYQNIQKKLFTGSATTVKGSDVKQDGVVDVSRMLEGRVAGVSVQNVSGTFGTAPKIRVRGATSISGENKPLWVVDGIVLEDIVNISNDQLSSGDALTLIGSSVAGINADDIESFNILKDASATALYGARAMNGVVVITTKKGKIGNTTINYSGNFSSFLKPNYDSYNIMNSADQMSLYAEVYRKGGLSPNIVNGMNGGVFAKMYQEINKYNSSTGQFGVVNTPEGRAAFLQKYATANTDWFDVLFKNSFVQEHSISISSGSEKSQHYFSVGYYNDNGWSIADNVKRYTMNLRGNYTLSPKINIGLLATGAYRQQRAPGTLGRTSNVVEGTYTRDFDINPFSYALNTSRTIRAYDDNGNLEYFTRNYAPFNILNETQNNYIDLDMLDMKMQGEFNYKFIKNFEFRSVGAMRYVKTTREHKITEYSNMATAYRYAPNSTIANANIFLYDDPDRPEIIDKESVLPQGGFYNRNDDYLLNFNVRNQIDWKQDFGKHALGAFIGQEIKFANRQNSFNNGYGYQYDKGGEPFIDYRIIKMLLEGNYNYYGMDRFFDRYAAFFLNGSYSYDSKYVFNGTFRYDGSNRLGESAVARWLPTWTLSAAWNVDQEEFIKNISQISYLKLRGGYGLTASMGSATNSSVVLANSTTLRPRLSEVEPRITLNGLENSELTWEKQYEANIGVDLGLFQSRLNVSLDYYNRKGFDLIGNFRTSGIGGEFTKSANYADMNSHGFEVNLSGMPVKTTDFKWNTTFTFGYNKNTITNLKSKPRIYDLIIPEGGPKEGGAVRGLYSIDFQKLNNLGVPVFTNESGVASSNVYVQSTTTDYLKYEGSVDPLYTGGLNNTFNYKNFALNVFVSYQAGNKIRLTNVFATNYDDSDAMPREFLDRWTLPGDETITNVPSIADYLLRKSLTGTYPYTAYNYSSDRVADGSFVRLKQVSLAYNLSTKYAKSIGLNSLSLKLQGNNIWLIYADKKLKGQDPEFFGSGGVALPIPRQITLSLKVGI; this is encoded by the coding sequence ATGTACAAAATTTATATTAGAATTTTATGTACGCATCAACGCTACATACCTAAATTGCTATTAATTATGAAGTTAGTTACGGTCATATTGCTTGCCTCGTTAATGCAGGTAAGTGCAGCTTCATTTGGCCAGCTGGTTACATTAAAGGAAAAGAATGTAACATTAGAGAAAATGTTTAGGGAAATCAGACAGCAATCTGGTTATGATGTATTGTTATCAACCAATACCATTAAAAGTACAACTACTTTAAATGCGAACTTTAATAATGCTACCATTGAAGAAGTAATGGCTAAAATTATTTCAGGACGGGATTTAACCTATACTATTGAAGATAAAACCATCTTAATTAAACCTAAAGAAAAGAGTATTTTCGATAAAATTGTTAACTATTTTGCTGTTATTGAGGTAAAAGGGAAAGTATCGGATGATAATGGAAGTGGAATCCCGGGTGCCAGTATCCGTGAAAAAGGAACCACTAATTCTACCACAACCAACGCTAATGGTGAATATACAATTAGGGTAAGTGATGCCGGTACACTTGTTTTTAGTTATGTAGGTTACAACACGATTGAATTGGAGGTTAACAACCGCACGAGAATTAACGTAAGTCTCAAAGAAAATGTTAATGATCTAAAAACAGTTGATGTAGTATCAACAGGATATCAAAATATACAGAAAAAATTATTTACAGGATCCGCAACAACCGTTAAAGGTAGTGATGTAAAACAAGATGGTGTTGTAGATGTTAGCCGGATGTTAGAAGGCCGTGTTGCAGGGGTTTCGGTACAGAATGTTTCGGGTACTTTTGGTACTGCACCAAAAATCCGCGTTCGTGGTGCTACGTCTATTTCGGGAGAGAATAAACCACTTTGGGTAGTTGATGGAATTGTATTAGAAGATATCGTTAACATTTCTAATGATCAGTTATCCAGCGGAGATGCTTTAACGCTAATCGGATCATCGGTAGCAGGAATAAATGCCGATGACATAGAAAGCTTTAACATTTTAAAGGATGCTTCGGCAACTGCACTTTATGGTGCAAGAGCCATGAACGGGGTAGTCGTAATTACAACCAAAAAAGGAAAGATCGGAAATACAACTATTAATTATAGCGGTAACTTTTCTTCTTTCTTAAAACCAAATTACGATTCCTATAATATCATGAATTCTGCAGATCAGATGTCGTTATATGCAGAGGTTTATCGTAAAGGTGGATTATCGCCAAATATTGTAAATGGAATGAATGGAGGTGTATTTGCAAAAATGTACCAGGAAATTAATAAGTATAATAGCAGCACCGGTCAATTTGGTGTTGTGAATACACCAGAAGGAAGAGCGGCATTTTTGCAAAAATACGCAACCGCTAATACCGATTGGTTTGATGTGCTTTTCAAAAATTCTTTTGTGCAGGAACATTCAATCAGTATTTCTTCGGGATCTGAAAAATCACAGCACTATTTCTCAGTTGGTTATTATAACGATAACGGATGGTCTATTGCAGATAATGTGAAGCGATATACCATGAACCTTCGCGGAAATTATACCCTTTCTCCTAAAATCAATATTGGCTTATTGGCTACAGGAGCATACAGGCAACAAAGGGCTCCGGGTACATTGGGCAGAACCAGTAATGTGGTAGAAGGAACCTATACACGCGATTTTGATATTAACCCTTTTAGCTATGCATTAAATACTAGCCGTACAATAAGGGCATATGATGACAATGGTAATCTGGAATATTTTACCAGAAATTATGCGCCATTTAATATCCTTAACGAAACGCAAAACAACTACATCGATTTAGATATGTTGGATATGAAAATGCAGGGGGAGTTTAACTATAAGTTTATTAAAAACTTTGAATTCAGATCTGTAGGTGCAATGCGTTATGTAAAAACAACCCGCGAGCATAAAATTACAGAATATTCGAATATGGCAACTGCCTATCGTTATGCACCAAATTCTACTATTGCCAATGCTAATATTTTCTTATACGATGATCCGGACCGTCCGGAAATTATCGATAAGGAAAGTGTACTCCCTCAAGGTGGATTTTACAATAGAAACGACGATTATCTGTTAAATTTCAATGTAAGAAATCAAATTGATTGGAAACAGGACTTTGGTAAACATGCACTCGGCGCTTTTATCGGACAGGAGATCAAATTTGCAAACCGTCAAAACAGTTTCAATAATGGTTATGGTTATCAATACGACAAAGGAGGTGAGCCATTTATCGATTACAGAATTATTAAAATGCTATTGGAAGGTAATTACAATTACTATGGCATGGATAGATTTTTTGATAGATATGCGGCCTTTTTCTTAAACGGTAGTTATTCTTACGATTCTAAATATGTATTTAACGGAACATTCAGGTACGACGGAAGTAACCGTTTGGGCGAAAGTGCTGTGGCAAGATGGCTTCCAACCTGGACTTTAAGTGCAGCCTGGAATGTAGATCAGGAAGAATTTATTAAAAATATTTCGCAAATCAGTTACTTAAAGTTAAGAGGTGGTTACGGTTTAACAGCAAGTATGGGTAGTGCCACTAACTCATCTGTAGTTTTAGCCAATAGCACCACATTAAGACCAAGGTTATCTGAAGTAGAGCCACGAATTACTTTAAATGGATTAGAGAATTCGGAACTTACCTGGGAAAAACAATATGAGGCTAACATTGGGGTAGACTTAGGTTTGTTCCAAAGCCGCTTAAATGTATCATTAGATTATTACAATAGAAAAGGTTTCGACCTGATCGGCAACTTTAGAACTTCTGGTATTGGTGGTGAGTTTACAAAATCGGCCAATTATGCTGATATGAATTCACATGGATTTGAAGTAAACCTGAGCGGTATGCCTGTTAAAACGACTGATTTTAAATGGAATACCACCTTTACATTTGGATACAATAAAAACACCATTACCAATTTAAAAAGTAAACCACGTATTTACGATTTAATTATCCCGGAAGGTGGCCCTAAAGAGGGTGGTGCGGTAAGAGGATTATATTCTATCGACTTTCAAAAACTAAATAACCTGGGCGTACCGGTATTTACAAACGAAAGTGGTGTAGCCAGCAGTAACGTATACGTACAAAGTACAACCACAGATTACCTTAAATACGAAGGTTCCGTTGATCCGCTTTACACTGGTGGTTTAAACAATACTTTCAATTATAAAAATTTCGCCCTAAACGTATTTGTTTCTTATCAAGCTGGAAATAAAATCAGGTTAACAAATGTTTTTGCAACTAACTACGATGATAGTGATGCAATGCCAAGAGAATTTTTAGATAGATGGACTTTACCTGGTGATGAGACCATTACCAATGTACCATCAATTGCCGATTATTTATTAAGAAAGTCTTTAACCGGAACTTATCCTTATACGGCATACAACTATTCTTCAGATCGCGTTGCTGATGGTTCTTTTGTACGATTGAAACAAGTTTCGTTAGCATACAATCTGTCTACAAAATATGCGAAATCGATCGGTTTAAACTCGTTATCGTTAAAACTGCAAGGAAATAACATTTGGTTAATCTATGCCGATAAAAAACTGAAAGGGCAGGATCCTGAGTTCTTTGGATCTGGTGGTGTAGCATTACCAATACCTAGACAAATTACTTTATCCCTAAAAGTTGGTATTTAA
- a CDS encoding caa(3)-type oxidase, whose translation MSEHAHSTEGHGHEEHAGLSKGKIWKVFGILLLITVIEFIIALVFIPKGYMTQHIGNYIYIALTLLKAFYIVAYFMHLKYEKLGLQLSLTVSFIFIIYFIVLMLIEGGFLNIHMMNH comes from the coding sequence ATGTCAGAGCACGCACATAGTACAGAAGGCCACGGCCACGAAGAACATGCAGGTTTATCAAAAGGTAAAATCTGGAAAGTTTTTGGTATCCTTTTATTAATTACAGTTATCGAGTTTATTATCGCGTTGGTTTTTATTCCCAAAGGATATATGACCCAGCACATTGGTAATTACATTTATATTGCATTAACGCTGTTAAAAGCATTTTATATTGTAGCTTATTTTATGCACTTAAAATATGAAAAGCTTGGCTTACAACTATCATTAACGGTTTCATTCATTTTCATTATTTACTTTATTGTTTTAATGCTAATAGAAGGTGGGTTTTTAAACATCCACATGATGAACCATTAA
- a CDS encoding protoheme IX farnesyltransferase → MKQYLSDFSKLIKFRLSFTVVFSASISFLIGQKMQVGRGHIPSIDWGNWLILIAGGFLVTAAANCFNEIIEKDLDKLMSRTKDRPMPAGRMTTGQGLILGVFMAFLGTWLLGKLNLETGLLSVFSILLYAFAYTPLKRKSPIAVFVGAIPGALPPLIGYLAAFGSLKAEMFHEIDYYIAGILFLIQFVWQFPHFWAIAWVLDDDYKKAGFRLLPTKKRDKTSALLTFLSTLVLIPVSLLPTIYGFGGYYIAGLSLIAGLIFSWLAFKLLMNRELADAKKVMFCSFFYIPAVQLGLLLNFIAK, encoded by the coding sequence TTGAAGCAATATCTTTCAGATTTTTCTAAGCTTATCAAATTCAGGCTATCGTTTACGGTGGTGTTTTCGGCATCGATCTCTTTTTTGATCGGACAGAAAATGCAGGTGGGTAGAGGCCATATCCCTAGTATTGATTGGGGCAACTGGTTGATACTGATTGCTGGTGGTTTTTTAGTTACCGCTGCTGCAAACTGCTTTAACGAAATTATTGAGAAGGACCTCGATAAATTAATGTCGAGAACTAAAGACCGCCCTATGCCTGCGGGTAGAATGACTACCGGACAAGGATTGATTTTAGGGGTTTTCATGGCCTTTTTAGGGACCTGGTTACTCGGTAAATTAAACCTGGAAACAGGCCTGCTTTCTGTATTTTCAATCCTGTTATATGCTTTTGCTTATACACCGTTGAAAAGAAAATCGCCAATTGCTGTTTTCGTGGGTGCCATTCCAGGCGCTTTACCTCCGCTTATTGGGTATTTAGCCGCATTTGGTAGTTTAAAAGCCGAAATGTTTCATGAAATTGATTATTACATTGCTGGCATTTTGTTTTTAATTCAGTTTGTATGGCAGTTTCCACATTTCTGGGCAATTGCCTGGGTTTTGGACGATGATTATAAGAAAGCTGGTTTTAGGTTATTACCAACCAAGAAAAGAGACAAAACTTCAGCATTGCTGACCTTTTTAAGCACACTGGTTTTAATTCCGGTAAGTTTGTTGCCAACCATTTATGGGTTTGGCGGTTATTACATTGCAGGTTTATCTTTAATTGCCGGGCTCATATTTAGCTGGTTAGCTTTTAAACTTTTAATGAACAGGGAATTGGCTGATGCCAAGAAAGTAATGTTCTGTTCGTTTTTTTACATCCCGGCAGTACAGCTGGGCTTATTATTAAATTTTATAGCAAAATAA
- a CDS encoding heme-copper oxidase subunit III — protein sequence MEKMQDTFDPKPRKFIVWLFVVSSTIMFGGFTSYYLVFAASKGKGHGLVLPDAFIYSSLVIIASSITLVLASKALKKLNFSLQRNMLWITVILAIAFGVMQFNAWGSMVRTGATLVGNNAAISFIYVVSGMHLLHIIAGVGLIINALAGSYKSLPIAKVQYRMEIASIFWHFIDILWIYLYVFLLLNR from the coding sequence ATGGAAAAGATGCAGGATACGTTTGACCCTAAACCAAGGAAATTTATTGTTTGGTTATTTGTCGTATCATCAACGATTATGTTTGGTGGTTTTACCAGTTATTACCTGGTATTTGCTGCTTCGAAGGGTAAGGGGCATGGTTTAGTTTTACCTGATGCTTTTATTTACTCAAGTTTGGTAATTATTGCCAGCAGTATCACTTTGGTGCTTGCCTCAAAAGCTTTAAAGAAACTAAACTTTAGCTTACAGCGCAATATGCTGTGGATTACGGTAATATTAGCCATCGCTTTTGGTGTAATGCAGTTTAATGCATGGGGAAGCATGGTTAGAACCGGAGCAACCCTGGTAGGAAATAATGCCGCCATATCATTTATATATGTGGTATCGGGCATGCACTTATTACACATTATTGCAGGTGTTGGCCTTATTATTAATGCTTTAGCAGGAAGTTATAAAAGCCTTCCTATTGCCAAAGTCCAGTACAGAATGGAAATTGCTTCTATTTTTTGGCATTTTATAGATATATTATGGATATATCTGTATGTTTTTTTACTTTTGAACCGTTAA
- a CDS encoding cytochrome c oxidase subunit I, whose product MDHKMIAKQFLITGIIMAVIAMGLSILFRIQLAWPDQNFPFLETFLGKWAEGGRIKSDFYLALVTIHGTIMVFFVLTAGLSGTFSNLLIPLQLGARDMASPFLNMLSYWFFFMACVIMMSSFFIQTGPASGGWTVYPPLSVVAKAMPGSGLGMTLWLISMVLFVASSLMGGINYVSTILNMRTKGMDLWKMPLTIWAFFLTAILGILSFPVLVAGVVLMVFDRSFGTSFYLSDIVMGTDILPNEGGSPILWQHLFWFLGHPEVYIVIMPALGISSEVISVNSRKPIFGYHAMVYSLIGITVLSFIVWGHHMFVTGMNPLLGGVFMITTLIIAVPSAVKTFNYLATLWRGNIRFTPAMLFAIGLVSFFISGGLTGIFLGNASLDINLHDTYFVVAHFHLVMGSAAIFGMLAGVYHWFPKMFGKMMNAKLGYLHFWLTFIAAYLVFFPLHFLGLDGVPRRYYAFTEFEFMKKWLTVNVFVTWAAIMAALAQVAFLFNFFYSIFKGKVSPQNPWESNTLEWTAPVEHLHGNWPGEIPTVYRWPYDYSKPGHDADFIPQTVPFSQTMSSNLPHDFEGNAEAEKIQQDWELANPVAENKG is encoded by the coding sequence ATGGATCATAAAATGATTGCTAAGCAGTTTTTAATTACCGGTATTATTATGGCGGTAATAGCAATGGGCTTATCCATTTTATTCCGTATTCAATTGGCATGGCCAGATCAAAACTTCCCTTTCTTAGAAACATTTTTAGGTAAATGGGCTGAAGGTGGTCGTATTAAGTCCGACTTTTATCTGGCTTTGGTAACCATTCACGGTACCATCATGGTATTCTTTGTACTAACTGCCGGATTGAGTGGTACATTTAGTAACTTACTTATTCCGCTTCAACTTGGAGCAAGAGATATGGCTTCGCCATTTTTAAACATGCTTTCATACTGGTTCTTCTTTATGGCCTGTGTGATCATGATGTCATCATTCTTTATTCAAACAGGTCCTGCATCTGGTGGTTGGACAGTTTATCCGCCATTATCGGTTGTTGCTAAAGCAATGCCGGGTTCTGGTTTAGGTATGACTTTATGGTTAATCAGTATGGTACTTTTCGTGGCATCATCTTTAATGGGTGGTATTAACTATGTAAGTACAATCTTAAACATGCGTACTAAAGGTATGGACCTTTGGAAAATGCCATTAACCATCTGGGCTTTCTTCTTAACCGCTATTTTAGGTATCTTATCATTCCCTGTTCTTGTAGCCGGGGTAGTGTTAATGGTATTCGACCGTAGTTTCGGAACAAGTTTCTACCTGTCTGATATCGTAATGGGTACCGATATTTTACCAAATGAAGGTGGTTCTCCAATTTTATGGCAACACTTATTCTGGTTCTTAGGTCACCCTGAGGTATATATCGTAATTATGCCGGCTTTAGGTATTTCATCTGAAGTAATCTCGGTAAACTCACGTAAACCAATCTTTGGTTACCATGCAATGGTTTACTCGTTAATTGGTATTACTGTATTGTCATTCATCGTATGGGGTCACCATATGTTTGTAACCGGTATGAACCCATTATTGGGTGGTGTGTTTATGATTACCACGTTGATCATTGCAGTACCATCGGCAGTAAAAACATTCAACTACTTAGCTACATTATGGCGTGGTAACATCCGTTTTACACCGGCAATGTTATTTGCTATTGGTTTAGTTTCGTTTTTTATCTCTGGTGGTTTAACCGGTATCTTCTTAGGAAATGCTTCATTAGATATTAACTTACACGATACTTATTTTGTTGTTGCCCACTTCCACCTGGTAATGGGATCTGCAGCAATCTTTGGTATGCTTGCAGGTGTGTATCACTGGTTCCCTAAAATGTTCGGTAAAATGATGAATGCCAAATTAGGATATTTACACTTCTGGTTAACTTTCATTGCAGCTTACCTGGTATTCTTCCCACTTCACTTCTTAGGTTTAGATGGTGTACCTCGTCGTTACTATGCATTTACCGAGTTTGAATTTATGAAGAAATGGTTAACTGTTAACGTATTTGTAACATGGGCAGCTATTATGGCAGCACTGGCTCAGGTAGCGTTTTTGTTTAACTTCTTCTACTCTATCTTTAAAGGAAAAGTATCTCCTCAAAACCCTTGGGAATCTAATACATTAGAGTGGACTGCTCCGGTAGAACACTTACATGGTAACTGGCCAGGAGAAATTCCTACGGTTTACAGATGGCCATATGATTATAGTAAACCAGGACATGATGCAGATTTTATTCCTCAAACTGTTCCTTTCTCTCAAACCATGAGCTCTAACTTGCCTCACGATTTTGAAGGAAATGCAGAAGCAGAAAAAATACAGCAAGATTGGGAATTAGCTAACCCTGTTGCAGAAAACAAGGGCTAG
- a CDS encoding cytochrome oxidase subunit III, whose product MNAVSQLDQVKTGPWNGGRSPWSVEYGKIMMWFFLLSDAFTFSSLLIYYGAQRFSKLTWPAPDKVFQSIPGIAEHGAPLVFVGIMTFILIMSSVTMVLAVEAGHRRSKKEVIGWMIATIIGGFMFLGCQAIEWTHLHHDGFWWGHIPSAEELKHFFLKPEDVSLVASQQFANLFFTITGFHGFHVFSGVIINIIILIMTINGTFEKRGHYLMVEKVGLYWHFVDLVWVFVFTFFYLV is encoded by the coding sequence ATGAATGCAGTATCACAATTAGATCAAGTTAAAACCGGACCATGGAATGGTGGTCGTTCTCCGTGGTCGGTAGAATATGGTAAAATCATGATGTGGTTTTTCCTTTTGTCAGATGCTTTTACCTTTTCATCTTTATTGATCTACTACGGCGCTCAGCGTTTTTCTAAATTAACATGGCCAGCTCCAGATAAGGTTTTCCAATCTATCCCAGGTATTGCAGAACATGGCGCTCCATTAGTTTTCGTAGGTATCATGACCTTTATCCTGATCATGAGTTCGGTAACCATGGTTTTAGCTGTAGAGGCAGGTCACAGACGTTCTAAAAAAGAAGTTATCGGCTGGATGATTGCAACCATCATTGGTGGTTTCATGTTCTTAGGCTGTCAGGCAATTGAGTGGACTCACTTACACCACGATGGTTTCTGGTGGGGACATATTCCTTCTGCAGAAGAATTAAAACACTTCTTCCTTAAACCAGAAGATGTATCACTTGTGGCTTCACAACAGTTTGCAAACTTATTTTTTACCATTACCGGTTTCCACGGTTTCCACGTATTTAGTGGGGTAATCATTAACATCATCATCTTAATCATGACGATTAATGGAACTTTCGAGAAGAGAGGACATTATTTAATGGTGGAGAAAGTGGGTTTATACTGGCACTTTGTTGATTTAGTTTGGGTGTTCGTATTTACATTCTTCTATTTGGTTTAA